TTGAAGTAATTCAGTCATATTTTCCAAACTTTTTACCGACAAACCCTGAGAATTAGCCATATATAGCAAGACATCTACTCCGGCAATATCTTCTAGAAACTGAAATTGTTCTCCCTCATAGCACAAAAAATGCCCGATTTCTCCCACGAAATCATAAGTTCCCTGGTAAAGTTCATCCTTAATGATAACTCCGGCTCCTATGCCTTCATTGATGAGTATATAGATAAAATTATGTATCTTCCTTCCACTTCCCAGCCACTTCTCTGCTAAAGCACATACGTTAGCATCATTTTCTATCCAGACTGGTATTCCGTATTCCTTTTGTACTATACTTCCTAAAGGAACATCTTTCCAACCTTTAAGTTTTGGTGGTTGTTTTACTAAACCACTTTGGGCATCCAAAGGTCCAGGTACTCCAATCCCAATTGCTCCAATGTTGATCTCTTTTTTTTTCGCGTATTCCATTGTTTTATTAATGCTAATGAATAAGCTATCAATGATTCCTTCCGGTCCAAACCTGGTATAATCTTCTCCGATATGGGAAGTAATAATATTCATTTGAGCATCCATCAATAATGCTTCCACTCTTTGTCTGCTAAGATGTATCCCGATGGAATAAACAGCCTCCGCCCTGATATGGAGAGGAATGGGAGATTTTCCGATATTTCCGGTAAAAATTTGATTTGACTCTTCAACAATAGAAGAATCTTTAAATCCTTTAATGATAGCAGAAACCGTAGTTTTGGTTAAGCCGGTTATCCGGGATAATTCTACCCGCGAGATACCATCCTCTCTCAACAGAAGATGAAGCAATGTAATGGTGTTTTTTATTCGTGTATCTTCCGGTTTCAGAACTAACATAACTACTCCTTGTTTTAGTTAGTAAACTATACTTACTAAATATTTTATTTTAATTACCCTGGTTTGTCAATGATATTTTTAAATTTTTTTATCAGCTAAATTTAACTTATTCGATCCGACAATTATAAAAAACCTACAGAAATATATTCGGAAATTGTTCTAATTTGCTTACTCGATAATGTTTTTGGTCCGGTTATAAAATATCTTCTTATCACAAACTCCAAAATCTTAAAAATAGTAAAAGTCAATTATTCGAACTTCTTTTGATACGGTGATCCGTAAAAATATCGCTTAGGTCATCACTTTCAGAAGAAAATTCAGACACAACCGCACCTTCCTCCCCGGCTTGAAACCAATGGAGAGTGTTTTTATCAATAGTGTATTGATCCCCGGGCAGTAAAATAATTTCATGGTATACGGAATAGTATTGCTCATTTTCGGCAGGAGGACGAGCCTTCGGATTCACAGTTTTCTCCCCTTCAACATTGAGATATATTTTGCCATATCTACAACGAAAGGTTTCCATTTTCCCTTGCTTACCATGATGATCAGGATGGCGATGCTCGGGACAGGTCTGATGAGGAAATAAAACCATCTCTTTCGCACAATACCTCGAGTTATTGACATACACTACTAAAACAATCCCGGTTCTTTTAAAATCACCTAAACCAAGATCGGTAATTTCCATATTTTCCTTCTCCGGCATAGAAAGAATAATGCCGGCTTCTTTAAAATATTTCAGAGCTTTTTCCTTTATTTTTTCTTTTTCAGCTTCTTTCATTTTTATTCCTTCCTTATTCTCAATCATTTTTTAACATCTAAAATAATTACAAAATATGATCTTGGGGACCCTTCCATATCCTATAACTATTATCATATTTCCAGTTTTCTGTTGGCATAGAAAGTGAAAGTCGTTCCCATCCCGAGACGACTCTCTTTACAATTTCAGGCATAGGTCGAATCCCTCCGGTTGCATCAACCGCTTCTACACAATAAGCACCTACGGCGGTAGCAAAAGTAATACACTTTTCTGGCCCTTCCCCATTAATAAGGTGAGCTAAAAATCCCGCAATAGTCGCATCCCCGGTTCCGGTAGTACCTTTAACCTCTGTGGCAAAACAAGGTGACAAAAGCTGACGATAATTCCACTGTTTAGGATTAACTATACTTAATAAACTACTTTTTTCTATCTGATTTGTTCTCAAATATAGACCCTGGTCTCCTAACTTTATGGATACTAGCTTTGCACCGTAGTTAATTAATTGCCCAGCTAATTTATCTAATAATGAAAGATTAATTCTTTCTTTCTTTTCAGAAATATTGTAAAATTTCTTGGGATTAAGCA
The window above is part of the Candidatus Atribacteria bacterium genome. Proteins encoded here:
- a CDS encoding ROK family transcriptional regulator, producing the protein MLVLKPEDTRIKNTITLLHLLLREDGISRVELSRITGLTKTTVSAIIKGFKDSSIVEESNQIFTGNIGKSPIPLHIRAEAVYSIGIHLSRQRVEALLMDAQMNIITSHIGEDYTRFGPEGIIDSLFISINKTMEYAKKKEINIGAIGIGVPGPLDAQSGLVKQPPKLKGWKDVPLGSIVQKEYGIPVWIENDANVCALAEKWLGSGRKIHNFIYILINEGIGAGVIIKDELYQGTYDFVGEIGHFLCYEGEQFQFLEDIAGVDVLLYMANSQGLSVKSLENMTELLQEDNQIAHSIVEKIATWIGSAIVNAIHMIGPQTVFIGGKMVVLGEPLIKPIRKIVSQYLFGEQTVNIKFSSISHNAVPSGAGIYATVRWLEKKSSEI
- a CDS encoding D-lyxose/D-mannose family sugar isomerase, which encodes MKEAEKEKIKEKALKYFKEAGIILSMPEKENMEITDLGLGDFKRTGIVLVVYVNNSRYCAKEMVLFPHQTCPEHRHPDHHGKQGKMETFRCRYGKIYLNVEGEKTVNPKARPPAENEQYYSVYHEIILLPGDQYTIDKNTLHWFQAGEEGAVVSEFSSESDDLSDIFTDHRIKRSSNN